A genome region from Chryseobacterium sp. G0186 includes the following:
- the ureG gene encoding urease accessory protein UreG: MENRKYIKVGVAGPVGSGKTALLERLSRKLFGKYDLGVITNDIYTKEDAEFMAKNSLLPHDRIIGVETGGCPHTAIREDASMNLEAVDELAERFPDIELVLIESGGDNLSATFSPDLADVTIFIIDVAEGEKIPRKGGPGITRSDLLIINKIDLAPYVGASLEVMENDARRMRKGNPFVFTNLKTDEGLDKVIGWIKKYALLEEVEEPNLVR, translated from the coding sequence ATGGAAAATAGAAAATATATAAAAGTAGGAGTTGCAGGACCTGTAGGATCAGGAAAAACAGCATTACTGGAACGTTTAAGCCGAAAATTATTCGGAAAATATGATCTTGGGGTGATTACCAATGATATCTATACAAAAGAAGATGCAGAGTTTATGGCTAAAAACAGTCTTCTTCCCCACGACAGAATTATCGGAGTAGAAACAGGTGGCTGTCCTCACACCGCTATCCGTGAAGATGCAAGTATGAACCTTGAAGCCGTAGATGAATTGGCAGAACGTTTTCCGGATATAGAATTGGTTCTTATCGAGAGTGGTGGTGATAACCTTTCTGCGACTTTCAGCCCTGACCTTGCAGATGTTACCATTTTCATCATTGATGTAGCAGAAGGTGAAAAAATCCCTAGAAAAGGAGGTCCCGGGATTACCAGATCAGATTTATTGATCATTAATAAAATTGACCTTGCCCCTTATGTAGGTGCCAGCCTTGAAGTTATGGAAAATGATGCCAGAAGAATGAGAAAAGGAAATCCTTTTGTATTCACTAACCTTAAAACAGATGAAGGACTGGATAAAGTAATCGGCTGGATTAAAAAGTATGCTCTTTTAGAAGAAGTTGAAGAACCGAATCTGGTAAGATAA
- a CDS encoding urease accessory protein UreF, with translation MNINFLSGLLHLADPTLPIGGYTHSNGLETYVQERIVHNVATAKEFVQNMLQYNLKFNDGAFVKLAYKAAEKEDLQLLLTLDNECNAIKCPREIRQASQKLGLRLIKIFKRRESFPFMEAFEKAIQNKEANSHYCIVFGVYAYLMKIPLYEALLGFYYTSVAGMITNAVKLVPLGQLDGQDILFSLYPVMEKTVWETMELDRDMVGLCNTAFDIRCMQHERLYSRLYMS, from the coding sequence TCCCATTGGTGGATATACCCATTCTAACGGACTTGAAACCTATGTGCAGGAAAGAATTGTACACAATGTAGCCACTGCAAAGGAATTTGTGCAGAATATGCTTCAGTATAATCTTAAATTCAATGACGGTGCTTTTGTAAAACTGGCTTATAAAGCGGCAGAAAAAGAAGATTTACAGTTGCTGTTAACCCTTGATAATGAGTGTAACGCAATAAAATGTCCTAGGGAAATCCGCCAGGCCAGCCAAAAACTGGGCCTCAGACTGATCAAAATATTCAAGAGAAGAGAAAGCTTTCCTTTTATGGAGGCCTTTGAAAAAGCCATTCAAAACAAGGAGGCCAATTCCCATTACTGTATTGTATTTGGAGTCTATGCTTATCTAATGAAAATTCCTTTATATGAAGCATTGCTGGGGTTCTATTATACTTCTGTTGCGGGAATGATTACCAACGCAGTAAAGCTGGTTCCTCTGGGGCAACTTGACGGGCAGGATATCCTTTTTTCCCTGTATCCGGTAATGGAAAAAACAGTCTGGGAAACCATGGAACTGGACAGGGATATGGTAGGACTTTGCAACACGGCTTTCGATATCAGATGTATGCAGCATGAGAGGCTTTATTCCAGACTCTATATGTCGTAG